From the genome of Pseudonocardia sp. EC080619-01:
GTCGTTGTAGGTGCGGACCAGCTGCCAGCCCTCCCGCTCGAAGCGGCCGACGAGGTCCGGTGGCAGCGCCTCCAGCACCGCCGACGAGTCCGCGACCCCGGTCGTGCCGCCGGAGGCCGGGGCGACCAGGCAGGCGAACAGCATCATGGAGGGGAACTCGGCGGCGTAGCTCAGCTCGTGGTGCATGCACATCTGCTGGCCGGCGGGCCACGGCGTGGCCGAGTAGACGCCATCGGCGTACACGGTGCGGGCGGCGAAAGCCTCCCGCTCGGGCATGAGGGCGTCGGACAGCCCGCGGAAGACGCCCTCGACGTCGGCGGTGCCGGCCAGCCCGAAGCCGCGGACCAGCACCGCGCCGTGCTCGGTCACCAGCCCGCGCAGGGCGGCCCGGAAGTCCTCCCAGGCCATGCCACGGACGGCGTCGGCGGGCAACAGCGGTGGCCGGCCCGGGCGCAGTTCGACCTCGAGCCGGGCTGAGGGGACGGAGGAGGTGGACATCGGTTCTCCCTTCGGTCGGTGGGTCAGGACGCCGGGTGGGCGGTGACGGCCCGGGCCGCGTCGGCCGGACGGGTGCGCAGGAAGTGGTGGCCCCCGCCGGGGAGCTCGACCAGCTCGACCGGGCCGGCGAGCGCCGCCCAGCCGTCGTAGAGGTCCGGGTAGCCGGTCGTGCTCGGGTCGTCCGCGGCGACGACGACCGTCACCGGCGCGGCCACCGGCCCGGCGGGCGGGTCCTCCAGCAGCTCGGCGAGCAGCAGGTTGGCCGAGCGGTGGTCGTGCCGGTAGGCGGCGCCGACCCGGGCCGCCCGCGGCGCGTCCAGCCCGCCGAGGCCGGGGTGCCCGCCCTCGGCGACCGGGCCCGCGGCGACCTCGGCGTCGTCCAGCGAGGTCAGCGCCGCGACCGCGGCCCGCCGGGCCGCGGGGGACCCGGGCAGCTGCGCGCCGGCGAACACCCGGTCGACGGCCGTCCCGCGCGTCTCCAGGGCCCGGGCGGTCTCCAGTGCGAACGCGGCACCCGCCGAGTGCCCCCAGAGCAGGACCCGGCCCGGCGCGAGCGCGACGATCTCGTCGGCGACCCGGGCCGCGACGTCGCCGAGCTCGGCGAACGGCCGGGGCTCGGCCGCGTCGAGGTCGTGCCCGGGCAGCTCCACGGCGTGCACCGCGAGACCGCTGCCGCGCAGCTCCGCCGCCATCGGCCGGTAGCTCACCGCGTTGCCACCGGCGTAGGGGAAGCACACCAGCAGCCCGGTCGCGGACGGGTCGTCCAGCAGCGGGAGCAGCAGCCCGGTGGGTGCCTCCACCCGGCCGTCGACGACCGCGGCCAGGTCGGCGAGCACGGGGTGGCGGGTGATGTCGGCCAGCGACACCACGCGGTCCAGTCCGATCACGACCTTCACCGCGGACAGCGACGTCCCGCCGAGGTCGAAGAAGTGGTCCCGGCGGTCGATCCCGTCGGGCGGCAGGTCCAGCACCCGGGCGACGACGCCGGCGATCCGCTGCTCGGTGGGGCCCTGCGGGGGCTCGTGGCCGTCGCCGGGCCCCGCGGTGTCCCCGGCGTCCGTCTCCGCGGCGATCGCGGCGAGCGCCTTCGTGTCGACCTTGCTGTTGGCGGTCAGCGGCAGCGCGTCGCGGTGGTGGAACGCCGACGGGACCATGTAGCCGGGCAGCGACGCCGCCAGCCGTTCGCGGAGCAGGACGTCCTCGATCGGGGCGCCGGACGCGTAGAACGCCACCAGGTGCTTGTTCCCGCCGGCCCGCTCGGCGACGACGACTGCCGCGTCCCGCACGCCGGGGACGCGGGCGAGGGTGTTCTCGATCTCGCCGATCTCGATGCGGAACCCGCGGATCTTCACCTGGGTGTCGCGGCGGCCGAGGAACTCCAGGGTGCCGTCCGGGAGCCACCGGCCGTGGTCGCCGCTGCGGTAGAGCCGCTGCCCGGGCCGGTACGGGTCGGTGGTGAAGACCTGCCGGGTCCGTTCCGGGTCGCCGACGTAGCCCCGGCCGACGCAGACGCCGGAGCAGACGATCTCACCGGGCGCGCCGAGCGGGACCGGCACCAGGTCGTCGTCGACGACCCGGACGGCGGTGTTGCGCACCGGCAGGCCCAGCGGGACGCGGCCGTGCGCCGGCAGCCGGTCGAGGACGGCGTGGGTGATGTCGTCCGAGGTCTCGGTCAGGCCGTAGGCGTTGGCGATCCGCACGCCCGGCCGGGCCGCGAACCAGCGCGCCGCGAGCTCGGGCTTCAGGGCCTCCCCGGTCGTCGACACGGTGTGCAGGTCCGGCAGGTCGCGCGGGTTCGCGTCCAGGTAGGACAGCACGACCTCCAGGTAGGAGGGCACGACCTGCACGACGTCGACCCGGGCGTCCGCGAGCCGGTCGGTGTACCGGGCGACGTCGAGGATCAGCTCCTGCTCGACGATCACGGTCCGCCCGCCGACGAGCAGCGCCGCCATCAGCTGCCACAGCGAGATGTCGAAGCACTGCGGCGCGGTCTGGGCGACCGCCTGCCCCTCCCCGACACCGAGGTCCTCGATCTTCGCGAACAGGTGGTTGAGCATCCCGGCGTGCTCGCACATGGCGCCCTTCGGGACGCCGGTCGAGCCGGAGGTGAAGTACAGGTACGCGAGCCGGTCCGGACCGATCTCCAGGCCGGGGTCGGTGCCGGGGAGCGCGTCGAGGGCGGGGTCGTCGATGTCGACGGTGCCGACGGTGCCGCTGCCGGGCAGTGTCGCCAGCGCCCCGTCGAGGTTCGTCGTGCTCCCCCGCTCGGTGAGCACCAGCCGGCAGCCGGCGCGGGACAGCGTCGTCGCGATCCGCTCGGACGGGAAGTGCGGCTCGATCGGGAGGTAGGCGCCACCGGCCTTGAACACCGCGAGGACCGACGCCATCCAGCCGAGGTTCCGTTCGGTCACCACCGCGACCGGGTCCTCCGGCGCGAGCCCGCGGTCCAGCAGGGCCCTGGCCAGCCGGTTCGCCCGGGTGTTGAGTTCGCGGTAGGTCCACCGCACGTCTCCGAGCTCCGCGGCGACGGCGTCCGGGTGGGCCGCGACCCGCCGCTCGACGAGCTCGTGGAACCGGGCGTCCGGCAGCTCGCGGTCGGGACCGTCCCGCTCGGTGAGCTGGTGGTGCAGCTCGTCGTCGGCGAGCAGGGAGCGCCGGGCGGGGGCGGCGTCCGGCTCCGCGGTGAGCGCGGCCAGCGCCGTGAGGTGGTAGCCGGCGATCCGCGCGGCGAACCCGGCGTCGGCGACGTCGGTGCGGAAGCGCAGCCGCAGCAGCGGCCCGTCGGAGCCGGTCACCACGCCGACGGTCAGCACGACGTCGCCGGTGGGGTCGCCCGGGTCGCCGTACGGGTCGAGGACGGTCTCGAACCCGGCGTCCTCCGGGACCGCGGGGTTCTCCCCGGCCGCCTCCACCAGGTCCCGCCAGGACCCTGCGGTGGTGTCGAGCCGCCGGGCCACGGGGGCCGCGCCCGCCGCGCCGCGGACACCGGTCACGATCCCCGTCTCGCCGGACAGCGCCGCGAGGACCCGGGCGTGCGCGGCGAGCAGGGCGGCCGGCCCGACCGGCCCGTCGGTGGGCAGCGCGACGTCGGCGACGCCCGTGCCGGGGACCGGATCGGTCGTCCAGCGGGGGATCCGGGTGGCGGGTGCCCGCGTCCCGGACGGAGGTGACGGGGGCGCGGCCGGGCCGGGCCCGTCCGGCGTGGCGGCCGGCGGGACCGGGAGCGCGGACGCCGGCGGTGCGGTGCCCGGTGTGACGGGAGGCGCGGGCCGGCCCGGCGGGGTCGGCAGAGCGGGCCGGGTGGTCATCGGATCGTCCTCTCGGGAGGTGGGATCGGGTGGGGCCGGCGCATCAGGCGGCCTGCCGGACCGGTGGCGCGGGCGGTACCGCACCGGCGGGGGCGGGGCGCCCGGAACGGATCTCGCCCGCCGGGTTGCCGCCCCAGTACGCCCTGGCGGGCACCTCCTCGCCCTTCATCAGGAAGGAGTCGGCGGCGATCTCCGCGTCCGCGCCGATCCGCACGCCGTAGTGGACGAACGCCGCGACCCCGAGGGTCACACCGGAGTCGAGGACGGTCCGGTCGGACTTGAACGCGCCGTCCTCCTGCGAGTGGCACTGGACGATGCTCCCGGCGTTCAGCGTGCAGCCGTCGCCGATCGCGGTGAAGGAGCGCTCGGTGAGGAAGCAGCCGTCGTCGAACACGCGACGGCCGATCCGGACGCCCAGGAGCCGCCAGAGCACGGCCTTGAACGGGGTGCCGTCGAAGGTCGGGAAGTACGACTCGGACGGGATCTTCCAGGCGCGCTCGTGCCGCCAGAACGTGAGGTCGTAGATCGAGCAGCCGTCCGGGGCGAGGGTCTGCATGTGCTCGGTCGCCCGCTCGACCAGGACGAAGAACGCGACGGTGAACAGCAGCGTCGCCGCCGGCAGCGGCAGGAACGCCCACACCCCGGCCGTGCGGGACAGCTCCCACGCCGCGGTGGCCAGCAGGAGCACACCGGTCAGGTGCAGCCAGCGGGTCAGCAGGCGCAACAGGATGCTCACCTCGTTGTGCGCGTCCTTCTCGGCCAGCTGCCGGTGCAGCTCGTCGGGCGGCAGCTCCAGGCCGGTGTCCCGCTCCACCGAGCGGGGGATCTCGAAGCACGGCGAGCCGAGCAGGCCGACACCCTCCCGGACCGGCCCGTCGATCGGGACCATCACCTTCGTCGCGAGCAGGCAGTTGTCGCCGGTGCGGCCCTGCGGCGGGTAGGCGATGTTGTTGCCGAGGAAGTTGTCGGCGCCGATCGACACCCGCGACACCCGGAACGACGACGCCGAGTAGTCGGTGGTGATCATCGACAGCCCGTCCGCGACGACCGTGCCCCGCCCGACCGAGCAGTGGTACGGGGACCCGTGCCGGACCGCCATCCCGAAGTTCGAGCCGGTCTGGACGACCGGGGTGAGCCGGTACCCCAGCCAGCGCAGGTAGCCCACGACGAACGACGAGTCGCCGAACAGCTCGGTGAAGAACTTCCGGTTGGTGCTCCCGGACACCAGCCCGTGCAGCCAGTGGTGGACGCCGTGCAGCCGGTACACCCGGTCCGGGCGCACCAGGAGCGCCGGCAGCCGCGGGACGGTGCCCACCGCCAGCAGCGCGAGGAGGGTGCCCCCGGCGAACATCAGCGTCGAGGCCAGCAGCACCTCGGCGTACCACCCGGGTGCGGTGAACGCCGGGGTGCCGGTGTCGGCGAGCGCGCCGACCGGGGTGAGGGTGAGCAGCAGGGCCGCCCCGCCGAGGACCAGCGGCATGCCCACGAGGAGCGGGACCAGCAGCTGCATCCCGGCGAACAGCGCCCGGCGCAGCGCGGAGCAGGGCAGCGCCGGGACGACGCGGTAGTCGGTGTCCGTCCGGCGGGCCGGCGACCCGTGCCAGCGTTCCCCGGCCGGGACCACCTGCCCGGTGTGCAGCGACGAGGTGTGCCCGAGCTGGCCGCCGTCGCCGATCGCCGTGCCGATGTCGAGCACCGTCTTCTCCCCGACGACCACGTCCCGGCCGAGCGTGACGGGCCCGATCTGGACGACCCCGTCGCGCGCCCGGTAGCCGGACAGGAACGAGTCCTTGCGGACGACGGTGTCCCGCCCGATCGAGAGGAGGTCGGTGCACACCGGCACCTGCCGGGTCAGCACCGTGACGCCGCCGCCGATCCGCGCCCCCAGCGCGCGGAGGTGGAACACGTAGACCGGCGAGCCCACGA
Proteins encoded in this window:
- a CDS encoding TauD/TfdA family dioxygenase yields the protein MSTSSVPSARLEVELRPGRPPLLPADAVRGMAWEDFRAALRGLVTEHGAVLVRGFGLAGTADVEGVFRGLSDALMPEREAFAARTVYADGVYSATPWPAGQQMCMHHELSYAAEFPSMMLFACLVAPASGGTTGVADSSAVLEALPPDLVGRFEREGWQLVRTYNDEIGASVADSFGTGDPAAVEAYCRAAGIEFAWQPGGGLRTRQHRRAVLTHPVTGRRCWFNQIAFLNEWTMEPEVRDYLVDVYGPDGLPFTTRFGNGDPIDRDVVELLTGTYEQHTLREPWQAGDMLLVDNIRTAHGRDPFDGPREILVGLGDPVRAGDLR
- a CDS encoding amino acid adenylation domain-containing protein — protein: MTTRPALPTPPGRPAPPVTPGTAPPASALPVPPAATPDGPGPAAPPSPPSGTRAPATRIPRWTTDPVPGTGVADVALPTDGPVGPAALLAAHARVLAALSGETGIVTGVRGAAGAAPVARRLDTTAGSWRDLVEAAGENPAVPEDAGFETVLDPYGDPGDPTGDVVLTVGVVTGSDGPLLRLRFRTDVADAGFAARIAGYHLTALAALTAEPDAAPARRSLLADDELHHQLTERDGPDRELPDARFHELVERRVAAHPDAVAAELGDVRWTYRELNTRANRLARALLDRGLAPEDPVAVVTERNLGWMASVLAVFKAGGAYLPIEPHFPSERIATTLSRAGCRLVLTERGSTTNLDGALATLPGSGTVGTVDIDDPALDALPGTDPGLEIGPDRLAYLYFTSGSTGVPKGAMCEHAGMLNHLFAKIEDLGVGEGQAVAQTAPQCFDISLWQLMAALLVGGRTVIVEQELILDVARYTDRLADARVDVVQVVPSYLEVVLSYLDANPRDLPDLHTVSTTGEALKPELAARWFAARPGVRIANAYGLTETSDDITHAVLDRLPAHGRVPLGLPVRNTAVRVVDDDLVPVPLGAPGEIVCSGVCVGRGYVGDPERTRQVFTTDPYRPGQRLYRSGDHGRWLPDGTLEFLGRRDTQVKIRGFRIEIGEIENTLARVPGVRDAAVVVAERAGGNKHLVAFYASGAPIEDVLLRERLAASLPGYMVPSAFHHRDALPLTANSKVDTKALAAIAAETDAGDTAGPGDGHEPPQGPTEQRIAGVVARVLDLPPDGIDRRDHFFDLGGTSLSAVKVVIGLDRVVSLADITRHPVLADLAAVVDGRVEAPTGLLLPLLDDPSATGLLVCFPYAGGNAVSYRPMAAELRGSGLAVHAVELPGHDLDAAEPRPFAELGDVAARVADEIVALAPGRVLLWGHSAGAAFALETARALETRGTAVDRVFAGAQLPGSPAARRAAVAALTSLDDAEVAAGPVAEGGHPGLGGLDAPRAARVGAAYRHDHRSANLLLAELLEDPPAGPVAAPVTVVVAADDPSTTGYPDLYDGWAALAGPVELVELPGGGHHFLRTRPADAARAVTAHPAS